In Alteromonas naphthalenivorans, one DNA window encodes the following:
- the cysZ gene encoding sulfate transporter CysZ, producing MSSRSGIHYFFEGFSLIKTKGLKRFVFVPLAINILLFSAAFYFLFGQIEYGISYVINLVPEWLGWIKTAVNFFLWPLAVLSVLLIFALIFGTLANWIAAPFNGVLSEKVERHLTGQAMGDDGLLDLVKDIPRTLGREFTKLFWYIPRAIGFLILFIFVPVFGQILWFLFSAWMMAIQYCDYPYDNHKIDFKRMQNHLSQHKGKSMSFGIMVNIFSLIPVVNFIVMPVAICGATSMWVSELRDEALRNRV from the coding sequence ATGAGTTCGCGAAGTGGTATACATTATTTTTTTGAAGGGTTTTCATTAATCAAAACTAAAGGCTTAAAACGCTTTGTTTTTGTTCCTTTGGCTATCAACATTCTGCTTTTTTCCGCCGCTTTCTATTTTCTATTTGGCCAAATCGAATACGGCATAAGCTATGTGATAAACCTAGTACCTGAATGGCTGGGTTGGATCAAAACGGCAGTAAATTTCTTTTTATGGCCGTTAGCGGTGTTAAGTGTACTGCTTATATTTGCCCTAATATTTGGCACACTTGCAAACTGGATTGCTGCGCCTTTTAACGGTGTATTGTCAGAAAAAGTTGAGCGCCACTTAACAGGGCAAGCGATGGGTGACGATGGATTACTCGACCTTGTAAAAGACATTCCACGCACCTTGGGCCGAGAATTTACCAAGCTCTTTTGGTATATTCCTCGCGCTATAGGCTTCTTGATACTGTTTATATTTGTGCCTGTATTCGGGCAAATTCTGTGGTTCTTATTTTCAGCCTGGATGATGGCAATTCAATACTGCGATTACCCTTACGATAACCACAAAATTGACTTCAAGCGCATGCAAAATCACCTGTCGCAGCATAAAGGCAAATCGATGTCCTTTGGCATTATGGTGAATATCTTTTCACTTATTCCCGTGGTGAACTTTATCGTTATGCCAGTCGCCATCTGTGGCGCTACATCAATGTGGGTAAGTGAACTACGTGACGAGGCATTAAGAAACCGGGTTTAA
- the nlpI gene encoding lipoprotein NlpI, producing MRRNVSLIFFFIFVGILGGCAQTPEVSRQPQMGNLLLAEPAPVNPRSEMAIARYNQILGSSALSDEDKAELHLQRGMLYDSVGLGGLAQFDYSQAINLKPDFAEAYNSMGIHYIQQSDFIQAYDSFDSTLEINPEYDFAFLNRGIALYYGGRSELAIEDLGRFLQKDNSDPFRALWAYFAHYDLSPEEGQAYLAAIRPELNNEHWATTLTDLFLGVVDENAVLNSLLDGVKSQKALTDRLCEAYFYLGKYHSQDGNNGIASNYFKLALSTNVFDYVEHRYARMELNRLRQRSSDAEE from the coding sequence ATGCGTCGAAACGTTAGTCTCATCTTTTTTTTCATATTTGTTGGTATTTTAGGCGGTTGTGCACAAACTCCAGAAGTTTCTCGCCAGCCACAAATGGGTAATTTACTGTTAGCAGAGCCAGCGCCAGTTAATCCTCGCTCTGAAATGGCTATTGCCCGTTACAATCAAATTTTGGGTAGCAGCGCCTTGTCTGATGAAGACAAAGCAGAACTTCACCTACAACGCGGAATGCTATACGACAGCGTTGGGTTAGGTGGGTTAGCACAGTTTGATTACAGTCAGGCTATCAACCTTAAGCCCGATTTTGCAGAAGCCTATAACTCTATGGGCATTCACTACATTCAGCAAAGTGACTTTATACAAGCCTACGATTCTTTCGATTCTACGCTAGAAATTAACCCTGAATATGATTTCGCTTTTTTGAACCGTGGCATTGCCTTGTATTACGGCGGTAGATCGGAATTGGCTATAGAAGACTTAGGCCGGTTTTTACAAAAGGATAATTCTGACCCGTTTCGTGCCTTGTGGGCGTATTTTGCCCATTACGATTTATCGCCAGAAGAAGGTCAGGCTTATTTAGCGGCTATTCGGCCAGAATTAAATAATGAACATTGGGCCACCACACTAACCGATTTATTTTTAGGCGTGGTGGATGAAAACGCAGTGCTTAATTCGCTACTTGACGGTGTAAAGAGTCAAAAAGCATTAACTGATAGGCTGTGTGAAGCGTACTTTTATTTAGGTAAGTACCATAGCCAAGATGGCAACAATGGTATCGCTTCTAACTATTTTAAGTTGGCGCTGAGCACCAACGTCTTTGATTATGTTGAACATCGTTACGCTCGAATGGAGCTTAACCGTCTTCGTCAACGTTCGTCAGACGCTGAAGAGTAA
- the zipA gene encoding cell division protein ZipA, whose translation MEDELRLSLLFAGTCFIIAVLAHGIWKIRKNGKASSKPRVEPRQWADIGEEEGSQSEGFDELGIGQVRVVSSGNAQENAQDSFDTSDEQDLGDSHSSANHTAASASKAKSFYGSDSTADSDVSDVSVQHDVNNASDKSSGENETVDHLAATAQKEANAASSGASAEDSASKTNTSKEKVADKPKLYGSVVSNPKPHLQSTSVPANVDDGLSADSFPEPPGFLLREGDDEPASEVETAATNQPSATYSAVDSTPVSHDAGNSQPTPEHNSPEIDDFSLDSPATQSVSGNTAQTGHKETQNQASEGAEVVSASGLGEQAKRFMKGKRSKPISRKRQEPKFGDDQMRIDFDDSAANAANAANAANAESASTDSQDNSMQTASGSRTQNEGASEQVEQEVLVLNVKAPEDDPISGAALLPMLLTLGFKFGDQDIFHRHVNSNGKGPVLFSLANMFKPGIFDIDNLETFNTQGVSLFMILPIEGDPHQVFNMMHNAARKLADEFGAQVLDGRRSVLTKQGLQQYMEKIREFERKRMIARQ comes from the coding sequence ATGGAAGATGAATTACGTCTATCACTATTGTTTGCAGGTACCTGCTTTATAATTGCAGTGCTTGCTCACGGTATTTGGAAAATTCGCAAAAACGGAAAGGCGAGCAGTAAACCTCGAGTTGAACCCCGTCAGTGGGCAGATATTGGTGAGGAAGAAGGTTCGCAATCAGAAGGATTTGATGAATTAGGTATTGGCCAGGTTCGCGTGGTGAGTTCTGGCAATGCACAAGAAAATGCGCAAGACAGTTTCGATACAAGCGATGAACAAGACCTAGGTGATTCACATAGCAGTGCCAATCACACAGCGGCGAGTGCCTCCAAAGCAAAAAGCTTTTATGGTAGCGATAGCACCGCTGATAGCGATGTTAGCGATGTCAGTGTTCAGCATGATGTTAATAATGCATCGGATAAATCATCGGGTGAAAATGAAACGGTTGATCATTTAGCTGCTACTGCGCAGAAAGAAGCTAATGCCGCGAGTAGTGGAGCGAGTGCTGAAGATTCCGCTTCCAAGACTAATACTTCGAAAGAAAAGGTAGCCGATAAACCTAAGCTTTATGGTTCGGTAGTGTCTAATCCAAAGCCGCATCTTCAGAGCACTTCAGTCCCTGCAAATGTAGATGACGGATTGAGTGCAGATTCCTTCCCAGAACCTCCTGGGTTTCTATTACGTGAAGGCGATGATGAACCTGCTAGCGAAGTTGAAACTGCCGCTACCAACCAGCCCTCTGCGACTTATAGTGCAGTAGACAGTACGCCAGTGTCTCATGATGCGGGCAATAGCCAACCAACGCCTGAACACAACTCACCAGAAATCGATGATTTCAGTTTGGACTCACCGGCAACACAATCTGTGTCGGGTAATACTGCGCAAACAGGCCACAAAGAGACCCAAAATCAGGCAAGCGAAGGTGCTGAAGTCGTTAGTGCCAGCGGCCTAGGTGAACAAGCTAAGCGCTTTATGAAAGGAAAGCGCAGCAAACCTATTTCTCGCAAGCGCCAAGAGCCTAAATTTGGCGATGATCAAATGCGTATCGATTTTGATGACAGTGCAGCCAATGCAGCCAATGCAGCCAACGCAGCCAACGCAGAAAGCGCCAGTACAGACAGCCAAGATAACAGTATGCAAACTGCTTCAGGCAGTCGCACCCAAAATGAGGGCGCTTCTGAGCAAGTTGAACAAGAAGTACTCGTACTCAACGTTAAAGCCCCCGAGGACGACCCAATATCTGGCGCAGCTTTGTTGCCAATGTTATTAACGCTTGGCTTTAAGTTTGGCGACCAAGATATTTTCCATCGCCACGTTAATTCCAATGGTAAAGGACCGGTGTTATTTAGCTTGGCTAATATGTTTAAGCCTGGAATTTTCGATATTGATAACCTTGAAACGTTTAACACACAGGGAGTTTCTTTGTTTATGATCCTGCCCATTGAGGGCGATCCTCATCAAGTGTTCAATATGATGCACAACGCCGCACGTAAGTTGGCGGATGAGTTCGGTGCTCAAGTGCTTGATGGACGTCGTAGTGTGCTAACTAAACAAGGTTTACAGCAATACATGGAAAAAATACGTGAGTTTGAGCGCAAACGTATGATTGCCCGCCAGTAG
- the smc gene encoding chromosome segregation protein SMC, producing MRLKKIKLAGFKSFVDPTTIPFPNEMTAVVGPNGCGKSNVIDAVRWVLGESSAKNLRGDAMTDVIFNGSTARKPVGQCSVELFFDNSAGRIGGEYATYSELSVRRLVTRDAQSTYFLNGTKCRRRDVTDLFLGTGLGPRSYAIIEQGMISRLIESKPQELRVFIEEAAGISKYKERRRETENRIRHTQDNLARLNDVRDELGQQLEKLQRQAAAATRYKMLREKVRELKGQLAGIRFLKNNEQTENLQQVLQGHQQALDALVLRQHGDEAGMLAYKEQLAQNKQAADDVQQQLFTTSNAITRIEQNELHSQQRKQQIEAELVTLNEQTNLLVAGLEEANQALATSKSGLDTLLPQQALNDEALAQAKDMFDDAEQERRDFSAQSREHEQIYHRLKQEVQTCHSQIQSTMNMQLRTSQRISELNDELSQLDTDDITDRISMLNAQIDEAEVQASEALEQYNDIKEALKSSQQALAQVETMHRELDGERQSLQSTIAALSALQDDAAAGNTEVHSDLQLLWQQLNVPEHLNDCVETVLRYWHQPYIAGSLEINDLVNQITLLPMGGRVFAQSAFTDKKQPNTLAAALQNKRVPEAFNHILLCKTNADALDMVGTLQNTMSVLSQEGLWCAKDWVVRGGEVENSVLHRASKLADLSEKLNHIEDNIALAQAKVEEANVLVSRNAEKSDHAKLTYESLKNTLVQHTNAMSVLVMQNEQLAARSTKLKDELNKQNVMLSKEEAQLVTLSEQLEIHEAQLLEYEDRVSEAQNNREQFDNKVAQLRSKVESLTHLAHEMALKVQQLESHQNLYAQQVTRNQQQLTDYQSRRDTLSKELTDLSAPQAVQKVQLQEMLTQKSELENKRSEYQSKHDEIEQMLRESEKGQQALAKDIQERTSNIEKLNIEIEGFKVRATAILEQLEDSQQSLKSILETLPEEADETMWQKELESTQGSLSRLGAVNLAAVEEFETQSERKLHLDTQYHDLTDALETLQSAIRKIDKETRTRFSTTFEQVNQDLKTLFPKVFGGGSAYLALTDDDLLETGVTIMARPPGKKNSTIHLLSGGEKALTALSLVFAIFRLNPAPFCLLDEVDAPLDDANVGRFCNLVSEMSQTVQFIYITHNKIAMEMASHLTGVTMAEPGVSRMVAVDVEQAMAFAEA from the coding sequence GTGCGTTTAAAAAAGATCAAACTAGCGGGCTTTAAGTCCTTTGTAGACCCAACCACAATTCCTTTTCCTAATGAAATGACTGCTGTTGTCGGCCCAAATGGGTGCGGAAAGTCGAACGTAATCGATGCCGTACGATGGGTGCTAGGGGAAAGTTCTGCTAAGAACTTACGTGGCGATGCCATGACCGACGTTATCTTCAACGGCTCTACCGCACGTAAACCTGTGGGGCAGTGCAGTGTTGAGTTGTTTTTTGATAACAGTGCAGGGCGAATTGGCGGCGAATATGCGACTTACAGCGAATTATCAGTAAGACGATTAGTCACCCGCGATGCCCAATCTACCTATTTTTTAAACGGCACCAAATGCCGTCGTCGTGATGTCACCGATTTGTTTTTGGGCACAGGGTTAGGGCCTCGCTCTTACGCCATTATTGAACAAGGTATGATTTCTCGGCTAATAGAATCTAAGCCGCAAGAGCTGCGAGTTTTCATCGAAGAAGCGGCCGGTATTTCCAAGTACAAAGAAAGAAGGCGGGAAACTGAAAATCGTATTCGCCACACGCAAGATAACCTAGCAAGGTTAAATGATGTACGTGATGAACTTGGTCAACAACTTGAAAAGCTTCAGCGCCAAGCCGCGGCTGCAACCCGTTATAAAATGTTGCGTGAGAAAGTGCGTGAACTGAAGGGGCAATTAGCGGGTATCCGCTTTTTAAAAAATAACGAACAAACTGAAAACTTGCAGCAAGTGCTGCAAGGTCACCAGCAAGCACTTGATGCATTAGTGTTACGGCAACATGGTGATGAAGCGGGCATGCTCGCCTACAAAGAGCAACTGGCGCAAAACAAACAAGCTGCCGATGATGTGCAGCAGCAGCTATTTACCACCAGTAACGCCATTACTCGTATTGAACAAAACGAATTACATAGTCAGCAGCGCAAACAACAGATTGAGGCTGAACTCGTCACCTTGAACGAGCAAACGAACTTGTTGGTCGCTGGGTTAGAAGAAGCTAATCAAGCGTTAGCCACCTCTAAATCGGGTTTAGACACCTTGTTACCCCAGCAAGCGTTGAATGATGAAGCTTTGGCACAAGCCAAAGACATGTTTGATGATGCCGAGCAAGAACGCCGTGATTTTAGTGCACAAAGCCGCGAGCACGAACAAATTTATCATCGTTTAAAGCAAGAGGTACAAACCTGCCATAGTCAAATTCAGTCGACGATGAACATGCAGCTTCGTACTTCACAGCGTATCAGTGAACTGAACGATGAGCTTAGCCAGCTCGACACCGATGATATTACCGATCGGATTTCAATGTTAAATGCGCAAATTGATGAAGCCGAAGTTCAGGCAAGCGAGGCGTTGGAGCAATACAACGACATCAAAGAAGCCCTTAAAAGCAGTCAGCAAGCCCTAGCACAAGTAGAAACAATGCATAGAGAGCTAGATGGCGAAAGACAGTCTTTGCAATCTACCATTGCAGCACTATCGGCACTGCAAGACGATGCTGCTGCGGGCAATACCGAGGTGCATAGCGACTTACAATTGTTGTGGCAGCAGCTGAATGTGCCAGAACATTTGAATGACTGTGTGGAAACCGTATTGCGCTATTGGCATCAACCTTATATTGCCGGTTCTCTTGAAATAAATGACTTAGTTAATCAGATAACGCTTTTGCCCATGGGGGGGCGGGTGTTTGCCCAATCAGCTTTCACCGATAAAAAGCAACCCAACACCTTGGCTGCGGCGTTACAAAACAAACGGGTGCCAGAAGCGTTCAATCATATTCTACTGTGTAAAACCAACGCTGATGCACTGGATATGGTCGGCACCCTTCAAAACACAATGTCTGTACTTTCACAAGAAGGTCTTTGGTGTGCTAAAGATTGGGTAGTGCGGGGCGGTGAAGTTGAAAACAGCGTTTTACATAGAGCATCAAAACTGGCTGATTTGAGTGAAAAGCTTAACCACATTGAAGACAATATAGCATTAGCCCAGGCAAAAGTAGAAGAAGCCAACGTGCTGGTTAGTCGTAATGCCGAGAAAAGTGACCATGCCAAACTCACCTATGAGAGCCTTAAAAATACGCTAGTTCAGCATACCAATGCCATGTCTGTATTAGTGATGCAAAACGAACAATTAGCGGCGCGAAGCACAAAACTTAAAGACGAATTAAACAAGCAGAATGTCATGTTAAGTAAAGAAGAAGCGCAGCTTGTTACTTTATCTGAACAGCTTGAAATTCATGAAGCACAACTATTGGAATACGAAGATCGCGTTAGCGAAGCGCAAAATAACCGAGAACAATTTGATAATAAGGTGGCGCAACTTCGCAGTAAGGTAGAGTCGTTAACACACCTGGCTCATGAGATGGCATTAAAAGTACAGCAGTTGGAAAGTCATCAAAATTTATATGCTCAACAGGTAACGCGTAACCAACAGCAGCTAACCGATTATCAATCCAGACGGGATACGCTAAGCAAAGAGCTTACAGACTTGTCGGCGCCGCAAGCAGTTCAAAAAGTTCAATTACAAGAAATGCTTACACAAAAAAGTGAACTTGAAAACAAGCGTTCCGAGTACCAATCTAAGCATGATGAAATAGAACAAATGCTGCGTGAGTCAGAAAAAGGCCAACAGGCGTTGGCGAAAGATATTCAAGAGCGCACGAGCAACATCGAAAAGCTAAATATCGAGATTGAAGGGTTTAAAGTGCGTGCTACCGCTATTTTGGAGCAGCTGGAAGACAGCCAGCAGTCGCTCAAATCTATTCTTGAAACATTGCCTGAAGAAGCTGATGAAACCATGTGGCAGAAAGAACTTGAAAGCACGCAAGGAAGTTTGTCTCGCTTAGGGGCGGTGAACTTGGCAGCGGTAGAAGAGTTCGAAACCCAATCGGAACGAAAGTTACACCTTGATACTCAATACCATGATTTAACCGATGCATTGGAAACATTGCAAAGCGCGATACGTAAAATAGATAAAGAAACCCGTACCCGTTTTTCTACTACGTTTGAGCAAGTGAACCAAGATTTAAAAACCCTGTTTCCAAAAGTGTTTGGAGGAGGCTCCGCTTATTTAGCGTTAACCGACGATGACTTACTAGAAACTGGGGTGACTATCATGGCGCGCCCTCCTGGTAAGAAAAATAGTACAATTCACCTTTTAAGCGGTGGAGAAAAAGCGTTAACCGCTTTATCATTGGTATTTGCGATATTTAGGCTTAATCCAGCACCATTTTGTTTGCTGGATGAAGTTGATGCACCATTGGATGATGCTAACGTTGGGCGTTTTTGTAACTTGGTTTCAGAAATGTCGCAAACGGTACAGTTTATTTATATCACCCACAATAAGATTGCGATGGAAATGGCAAGTCATTTAACCGGTGTTACCATGGCAGAACCTGGTGTGTCTAGGATGGTAGCGGTTGATGTTGAACAAGCAATGGCTTTCGCAGAAGCATAA
- a CDS encoding BRCT domain-containing protein codes for MLNIDFTKEQLEILNETGEEFRPEKLVSLFSRSDLNTEELVFILKASNALYRAGSPILSDKQYDIYISLLRDQNHLHPYLNTVEPEPLIESKTVELPERMLSTEKAYSLQDIEKWVKRIQKAAQETNVPEEEIDIRVTPKLDGYAAYDDGDTLYTRGDGYRGQDVTRAFKRGLKVANSGERGLGPGEIVIKKSYFTEVLSSYFENSRNIQAAIIAEKKVDNRIQKAIKDGACVFYPFALLKNNTVKISVLMDEFESIVEGIWSSVDFDVDGVILETTNETIKKYMGATRRNHRWQIAFKVNEESANVEVVRVIPQTSRTGRIAPVAELVPTKLSGVTISRVTVHHYNMVKTNGVGAGAIIRLVRSGLVIPKIEEVLTKVAPDIPDSCPSCGSHLLWESDNLICPNKIDCPAQTENTLVHFFKTLGNNDGFGSKTIEKLTSFGVKYIHEIYSLEVDDFLKIGFGEKTAINLFNQLQASRSIEIEDWRFLSAFGVSRLGSGNCEKLLEHHSLVSLFELTVSDMIQIDGFAEISAEAIKEGLENIREEFFKVYDLGFALRPTAIENTEKLSSPISGAIIVFTGTMIEGSRSDMEKNAKALGAKVGKSVTSKTTYLVTGDKVGETKINAAKDKGVKVLSEQQYLDFIR; via the coding sequence ATGCTGAATATTGACTTTACCAAAGAACAATTGGAAATATTGAATGAGACAGGTGAAGAATTTAGGCCAGAAAAATTAGTATCGTTGTTCTCTCGGTCAGACTTAAATACTGAAGAGTTAGTATTTATTCTAAAAGCATCCAACGCCCTTTATCGGGCGGGTAGTCCGATTCTGTCAGATAAGCAATATGATATATACATTTCATTATTGCGAGATCAAAATCATCTTCATCCATACCTTAACACTGTTGAGCCAGAGCCTTTAATTGAGTCTAAAACAGTCGAACTTCCAGAAAGAATGTTGTCAACGGAAAAAGCATATTCACTTCAAGATATCGAGAAGTGGGTAAAGAGAATACAAAAAGCAGCTCAAGAGACGAATGTACCTGAAGAAGAGATTGATATTAGGGTGACACCTAAACTCGATGGTTATGCAGCCTATGATGACGGTGATACTCTATATACCAGAGGGGATGGTTATAGAGGACAAGATGTAACAAGAGCATTTAAACGCGGATTGAAGGTAGCCAACTCCGGAGAGCGTGGTTTGGGGCCCGGTGAAATAGTTATTAAAAAAAGTTATTTCACTGAGGTACTCAGTAGTTATTTTGAAAATTCTAGAAATATCCAAGCCGCTATTATAGCTGAAAAGAAGGTTGATAACAGAATCCAGAAGGCTATAAAAGATGGCGCATGTGTATTTTATCCCTTCGCTCTTCTTAAAAATAATACAGTCAAAATTTCGGTGTTGATGGATGAGTTTGAATCAATCGTTGAGGGTATTTGGAGTTCGGTAGACTTTGATGTGGATGGTGTAATTTTAGAGACTACAAATGAGACTATAAAAAAGTATATGGGCGCGACAAGACGTAACCATAGGTGGCAAATAGCATTTAAAGTAAATGAAGAATCTGCAAATGTCGAAGTAGTTAGGGTTATACCACAAACATCAAGAACTGGAAGGATAGCACCTGTAGCCGAACTTGTGCCAACGAAATTAAGTGGTGTTACCATAAGCAGAGTGACAGTTCACCATTATAATATGGTCAAAACAAATGGCGTTGGAGCTGGCGCTATCATTAGGTTGGTGAGAAGTGGTTTAGTAATTCCCAAAATTGAAGAGGTCTTAACGAAGGTTGCCCCTGATATTCCTGATTCATGCCCCAGTTGTGGATCCCATTTATTGTGGGAATCAGATAATTTAATTTGTCCTAATAAAATAGACTGCCCCGCGCAAACTGAAAACACCTTAGTTCATTTTTTCAAAACTCTTGGTAATAATGATGGGTTTGGGTCTAAGACGATTGAAAAGCTAACCAGCTTTGGAGTTAAATATATCCATGAAATATATAGCTTAGAAGTTGACGATTTCTTAAAGATTGGCTTTGGTGAGAAGACGGCGATAAATTTATTTAATCAACTCCAAGCGAGCAGAAGTATTGAGATTGAAGACTGGCGATTCCTATCTGCGTTTGGGGTTAGCCGGTTAGGTTCAGGGAATTGCGAAAAACTTCTAGAACATCATTCATTAGTTAGTTTATTTGAACTTACAGTTTCTGACATGATCCAAATTGATGGATTCGCTGAAATTAGCGCTGAGGCTATTAAAGAGGGTTTAGAAAATATAAGGGAAGAATTTTTTAAGGTTTATGATTTAGGCTTTGCATTAAGACCAACAGCTATAGAAAATACTGAAAAATTGTCATCACCGATATCTGGAGCAATAATTGTTTTTACAGGCACTATGATTGAAGGTTCCCGATCAGATATGGAAAAGAATGCTAAAGCCTTAGGCGCAAAAGTTGGAAAATCGGTAACTTCAAAGACAACTTATCTTGTTACAGGCGATAAAGTTGGCGAAACTAAAATTAACGCAGCAAAAGACAAAGGAGTAAAAGTTTTGTCAGAGCAGCAGTATCTTGACTTTATTAGGTAA
- a CDS encoding tetratricopeptide repeat protein, giving the protein MRGLTLAIIALLLIAGDSGRYTQQLVRNATSAIHAYDKQFLLAEPLSTEPDLSDALAPEQAGSDPLSSNSASADSTASAPASNPLSSNKARPLKQSVYALLWLAAQNNELSGTSQGNDNASEEAQNLLINVATKNNAQYWLEQLASINNADAAWALYQLLGEEAASDRLVRLAALGNVAEAQLAFAMATENPEKREKWLIRAAEQGYMPAQAALADWYLLHAQPELAKPWLQKTAMDDMQSAFKYGRLLWDENNRDDAKVFIQRAAKEGHKLAQQIASVIKRYRPTTPTAVSQYSWQSNTMCHQRIQLVATSLATIARADKLYKDYVNDERLSELPLCIAPPLWLENNVLDCNANFQGQGNLACNVKPLAPIVKARDLTHAIVVSEQGKANVQNGVMYLDISDAYSVMVHELAHFAGFIDEYALSRNAATRYCSNEGLNTFAPPNLTMDGAIAYHPQNTVNHWETKAKEAFLPLRVGTAKTCGAINVTSYKPSRVITFMEHHDSGVIPDLYLSLWQDQLANPAAQRPISMNLFQAFHKSGQSQEAGQWLAAYESHKASGEINAGEAAADAATTTDAKTDAKTNIEE; this is encoded by the coding sequence ATGCGTGGATTAACATTAGCGATAATAGCGCTGTTGCTGATAGCGGGCGACAGCGGCCGTTACACGCAGCAGTTAGTGCGTAATGCTACCTCGGCAATACATGCTTACGATAAGCAATTCCTCTTAGCCGAGCCTCTTTCAACCGAGCCTGATTTATCTGATGCATTGGCACCCGAACAAGCCGGTTCTGATCCACTTAGCTCTAATTCAGCCAGCGCTGATTCAACTGCTAGCGCTCCCGCGAGTAACCCACTTTCGTCAAATAAAGCTCGGCCGTTAAAGCAAAGCGTTTACGCGTTGCTATGGCTTGCGGCGCAAAATAATGAACTATCTGGTACAAGTCAGGGCAACGATAATGCCAGCGAAGAAGCACAAAACCTTCTTATCAATGTAGCAACTAAAAATAATGCCCAATATTGGCTTGAGCAGTTAGCCTCAATTAATAATGCTGACGCAGCATGGGCGTTGTACCAATTACTTGGTGAAGAGGCCGCTTCAGATCGGCTTGTTCGTTTAGCTGCCCTTGGTAATGTCGCCGAAGCGCAACTCGCCTTTGCCATGGCGACTGAGAATCCAGAAAAACGAGAGAAATGGTTAATTAGAGCGGCTGAGCAAGGTTATATGCCTGCTCAAGCTGCACTCGCTGATTGGTATCTTTTACACGCTCAACCAGAATTAGCAAAACCTTGGCTTCAGAAAACGGCCATGGATGATATGCAAAGTGCTTTTAAGTACGGCAGGTTATTGTGGGATGAAAATAATCGTGACGACGCAAAAGTATTTATTCAGCGCGCCGCTAAGGAAGGTCATAAATTAGCGCAGCAGATAGCATCTGTTATTAAACGGTATAGGCCAACAACACCTACTGCTGTGTCTCAATATTCATGGCAATCAAATACAATGTGCCATCAGCGAATACAACTTGTCGCTACCTCATTGGCCACGATTGCTCGTGCTGATAAGTTATATAAAGACTATGTGAACGATGAGCGGTTGAGTGAACTTCCGCTATGTATTGCACCGCCTTTATGGCTTGAAAATAATGTGCTTGATTGTAACGCTAATTTTCAAGGGCAAGGTAATCTTGCCTGCAACGTGAAGCCACTGGCGCCAATTGTTAAGGCTCGGGATCTTACCCATGCCATCGTGGTATCGGAGCAGGGCAAAGCCAATGTTCAAAATGGGGTGATGTACTTAGATATAAGCGATGCTTACTCGGTGATGGTACACGAACTGGCGCACTTCGCGGGTTTTATTGACGAATATGCGTTGTCACGCAACGCCGCGACGCGATACTGCTCTAACGAAGGGTTAAATACATTTGCTCCGCCTAATCTTACTATGGACGGTGCCATTGCTTATCATCCTCAAAACACCGTAAATCACTGGGAAACCAAAGCCAAAGAAGCGTTTTTACCTCTACGGGTAGGCACTGCGAAAACCTGTGGTGCAATAAACGTCACCAGCTACAAACCTAGCCGTGTTATCACGTTTATGGAACACCATGATAGTGGAGTCATACCCGATTTATACTTGTCTTTGTGGCAAGACCAGTTAGCAAATCCCGCGGCGCAGCGACCTATTTCAATGAATCTGTTTCAGGCTTTTCATAAAAGCGGACAATCCCAAGAGGCCGGGCAATGGCTTGCGGCCTACGAAAGCCACAAAGCGAGTGGTGAAATAAATGCGGGTGAGGCGGCAGCAGATGCTGCTACCACTACCGATGCTAAAACAGACGCTAAAACCAATATCGAAGAATAA